AACACCGCCGACAATTTGCTGAGCGACAAAAACTTTCCATTCCTGAATATGAAGCCCTCTTTCAAGAAGACCTCCTTAGTGACGGTAGTCAGCAAAGCATCCCAGCCCACGGCGACCAAGATGACTACCGACTACTCGGCCTAAAAGACCATAAACGTATTTATGGTAAATAAGGAAGAGTGCGACAAAAGTCAAAAGAGCCCTGAACCGCTTCGCATACTATATCTGTAACTCGCTTGCGCTTCGAACAGCTATAGCAACTGGAACTAAAGGAAGAAAGAATTCTCAAAGAGAATTCGTCGATCTTTAGTGAAGTGGATGCTTGTCTTGCGCTTGGAGCAGGTTTTGATTAAAGAGTTTATATTTTAAAAGGGACTGCCTCAGACGGTCCCTTTTTTAGTGGAAATTTCTCTTATTTAACCCCCAGGCTTATTGACGGAGGTCATCTAAAATAGCCTTGGCGTTTTGCCGATCCATATGTTTGGCTTTTTGTAAGGCTTGACTGACCTGGTCGACTTCAGCGCCCTGGGCACCTACAGCGATAGCCAGCGATCGGGCTTGTAGTGACATGTGCCCCGCTTGGATGCCTTCAATGACCAGCGCCCTCAGTGCTGCTAGGTTTTGAGCCAAACCGAGGGCAGCTACAATCTTCATTAAGTCCCTAGCACTGGGCTGGTCGAGTAAATGATGGACGACTTTAGCAGCAGGGTGAATTTTGATTGATCCACCGACACTTCCTAAGGCCAAGGGGAGGGTGATCTCTCCAGCTAATAGGCCCTGATCTTCAAGGTAGTCCCATTGGGCCAGGCCCCGGTATTGTCCGGATTGGCTGGCATAGGCGTGACAGGCTGCCTCCACCGCCCGCCAGTCGTTACCGCTAGCGATGACTAGGGCATCGACACCATTCATAATCCCTTTATTGTGGGTAGTGGCCCGGTAAGGATCGACTTGGGCGAGTTGGCTAGCTTGACTAATCCGCTTAGCTACTTTCTTAGGATCTTGACCAGGCTTAGCCAATGCCTCAATAGGGATTTGACAAGTGGCCTTAGCCAGACATTGGGTAGCTAAGTTGCTTAAAATAGCCATTAATTTTTCTAGACGGGGTAGTGACTCATCCTTTTGACTAAGTGCTTCAATGTGACTGGCTAAGGATTCCAGCATGGTATTCATCATATTGGCGCCCATGGCTTCTTGGGTATCTACCGTCATATAGACCACAAAAAATGGCTCATCTGCCTTGGGATAGTAGGCTGTTTCTAACTGGCGTACACCTCCGCCCCGTCGGCTGAGACTGGGATGGGCCTGGTTGGCTAACTGGATGAGTTCGTCTCGGTGGTCTTTGATGTAAGTGGCCCAGATTTCAGCTTGCTTGGCTTGGTCTAAGCCTAAGAAGACCATTTGCCCTGTCATTTGCCGGTTCAAGACCTCGCTATGGAAGCCGCCGCCTGCCTTAGCCATTTTAGCGGCGTAACTGGCTGCTGCGATGACACTAGGTTCTTCGATTGCCATGGGAACTAAGTAGTCTTTTTGGTTGATAACAAAGTTCATAGCCAGTCCCAGGGGTAGGAAATAAGTTCCAATGAGATTTTCAACCATCTTATCTGCCAAGTCTAGGGGCAAGCCCTGGTTATTCTTGAGATAGTCCTTTTCTTCATCACTAATAAAGTGGAGCTCATTTAAGCGGGCCAGGCGTTCCTCTAGGGGGAGGCGGTAGAAGCCCTGTAAATTCACTTGAGTCATGATAACCTCCTAAGTGCTTTGTTTATAAGTGAAGGGGTAAGCTTTATTACTTTTTCATAAAAAAAGAAGTTGGGGATTACTTCCAACTTCTAGTTTATGGGGCATTACTGCATTAATCAATAGTAAGTCGATATTAATGGTCGATGCAATAGAGATTATCATCGACTATTTGATCGTCAGTTAAGAGGACAAAAACTTGCCGAAATTCATCAAAATCTATCCGGTTGTCATTGCCTAATATGCTGAGGGCCTGTGTTGTGACATGGATTTGACCGATATGCGTTTCAAGGACCTCATCAAAGTTTTCAAAAGTAGGCGCATTGGTTTGTAAGACCAAACTCCGATAGGCTCTGTGGCTGGTATGACCTGTTTCATCGGAGGTTGTTAGGCAAATATTATGGAAACGATCTAAGTTTTGTAACTGTTGTATGGCTTTCTGGGTGAAAAATAACTTCATGGCATATCCTCCTCACAACAACTCTTATAAGGATGATTATATCAGAATTCGTGAGCAGTTTAGTCGGAAAAGCCTAAAAATAATTTTTAAAACGTTTTCATACTTCACCAGTCGCTACTGAGAAAACGGAGACAGTCGGGGAGGTGTTTGGCCCAGTAATATTCATTATGCTCTTCATCCACATAGATGTTGAAGTCAATATTTTCTACTGGAATCCCTCCTGCGATAAGCAAAGCTTGGTAGTGGAGGGAAGCGTCGATATAGGCTTGGGCCATATTGCCTTGGATAAAGAGACGATCGGTATCATCGCCTTCTTTGCTGCCGACTTGGAGGTAGATTTTTTGCTCGGGGTCTAAGCTTTGTGACTTGAGATAGCGATCAAAGGGTTCTTGAACGATCCATTGGGCTAGGGAAAAAATCCCCAAGCGGCCAATCTGATCGGCATACTTAATTCCCATATAGGCGGTAATATTGGCCCCAAAAGAAGACCCAATCATGGCCGTATGGTTTTTATCGGTTTTAGTCCGATAGGTCTGGTCGATAAAGGGTTTAACCACCTTCATAATGAAGTCACTAAAATCATTGCCTAAACCCCCCAAGGGCCTTGCCTTAGGGTCACTAGGATTTTCAAAGCTCCAAGCATTATAATCATCCGAGCGAGTTTGAGGGTCATTGTCGATCCCGACCACAATCATCTTGGCTAAATCGGGATTACGCTTGAGGGTAGGGATGACCTTCCAGGAATAGCCTAGGAAGGACTCCTTACTATAAAAGACATTTTGTCCGTCATGCATGTAAACAACTGGATAGGACGCGGATTCCTGCTGGTAATTTTTAGGGAGTAGGACTCGCACCCGCCGCTTCTTGCCGGAATAGGGCAAGCTTAAGTAGTGGGTTTTCATTTTTAGATAATAATAATCGGCATTGAACATGATTTACCTCCGCTTAATGTGCTACTAGCATACTTGACCCAGGGGGATTAAGCAAGCGCAATCCCCCTGAAGGTGCTCAAGGTTAAGAAATAATTGCAGACTTCACAATATTTCGCTACAATGATGTGTAGAATAAAGGATAAGGGGGAGATGCCTTGGCAACAGAAGTCGAGCTTCTCAACGAAGCAGAAATGAAGCGCGCCTTAACGCGAATGAGCTATGAGATTTTGGAGCGCAACCATGGTACCGCTAATTTAGCCATCGTAGGGATTAAAACCCGCGGAGCAATTATTGCTAACCGGATTAAGGACCGCATCAACCAGTTAGAAGAGGCTGATGTCTTTTATGGGGAATTGGATGTTCGTGCTTACCGTGATGACCTCGACCAGGAAAAGGATCAGTTGGTCAAAGACTTATCCCAGTTGGACTTTGATGTGAATGGTAAACACATCTTTATCTGTGATGATGTCCTCATGACTGGTCGGACCATTCGGGCGACGATGGATGCCTTGATGGATCATGGGCGTCCAAGCAAGATCTCTTTAGTCACACTTATTGACCGGGGCCACCGGGAATTACCGATTCGTGCTGATATTGTTGGTAAAAACATTCCCACTTCCCGGCAAGAGAAAATTCGGGTGAAGATGCGGGAACTCGACAGTAAGGATGCAGTATATATAATTAAATAGTTGCTACTAGGGGAGCCTTTATGGCTGAGATGTATTTTACAGACCCTTTGAACTTGAGACTAGGTAATACTAGCGGAAGAAAGTGCACAAAAACAGGTAAGAGGCATTTTCTCTTACCTGTTTTTTGCTAGGAAAGGACTTTATAATTATGGGACAAAGTAAACAAGTAAGAGTTTTATTAGAAGTTGCTATGGTAGCGGTCTTGGCTTATTTATTAGGTCTATTACCGACCACCAATGGAGTAGGTATTGGGGTAAACTTAGGGGTTATTCCCATTTATTTGATCTCTTTAAGACGTGGGATAAAGAGCGGTTTTGCTGCCGGTTTCCTGTTTGGGCTTTTGCAATTAATCACTGGTCAAGCCACCATTCTAACCCCTTTCCAAGTTTTCCTTGAATACTTCTTCGCCTTTATGTTAGCAGGCTTAACGGGACTCTTAGCTAGTCGGGTCAAGAAAGCAGGGCTAGAAGGAGATAAAAAAGGGCTTTGGATCGGTATCTTTTCAGCGACCTTTATTGGGATGGTGGCCCAATACTTTATCCATTGGTATGCCGGCTATGCCTTCTGGTCTTCTTATGCCCCAGAAGGGATGAATGCTTGGTGGTATACGACCATTGTCAATGTACCTACCGGTTTCTTTACCTGGCTAGTAGGGGCTTTAGTGGTGGCTTTATTATTTAATAATGCCCCCAGGCTCTTAAATCCAGAAGATTAAAGAGCAATTTTAACAATTGCTTAGATGGAATTATTGTTCTGAGACGTCCTTTGAGAGGGCGTCTTTTTATTGACTGAGACTGATTTTTTGACAAAAAGAAAGATTTTATGGAATTGTTGGCGCGCAAACACTTTAATAAGAAAGCGTTTGCTATAATATTTTGTGAAAAGGATAACTAAAGTTAAAGCCTAGCTGAAAGCTTTCTCTCTTTTTTTAGTTAAGTATGTGAAGTTATGAACTATATTTTTTACCCAAAGTGAGAAGGCTATAACGACCAATAAGTAATAGAGGATTTAAGAAAAATATTGGAAAGGAGTGTTCAATGTGTTTGTTCTTCGTTTCTTACTGGCAATGCTTATTGCTTATTTTGCCGGAGAACTGGCTAAGAAAATCAAATTCCCAGCCATCATTGGTTGGTTGATTGTGGCCATGTTTCTCGGAGAGCACGGGCTAAACCTTTTAAGCCCTGAACTAATTTCAACCAAGGTCTATCAATCACTGATGGTACTTATGCAAATTCTAGTGGGGTCGATGGTGGGCTATAAGTTAGTTTACCGTGACATCAAGGATTCCATCAGTAAAGTCTTCGCCATGGGAATATCTGACCTGGTGGTAACCTTTGCAGTGGTGACGGGATCTTTTGCCCTTATTCTTCACCTCTTAGGTCTACCCATCATTGCTGCCTTACTCTTTGGGGGGATCGCTATTGCGACTGCACCGGCACCTCCAGTCTCAGTGGTGGAACAGTATGATTGTTCCGGCCCCTTATCTGATTCAGTGCCATCGATGACGGCTTTTAACTCAGTGATGGTTAACATTGTCTTCTTCCCCCTAGTATCGATTATTGGAGCGGTCTTAAACGAAAGTTCCACTTCCGTCTTGGGCTCATTACTGATTATGATCTTAGCTCCGATTCTCTTGGGTGGGGTAATCGGACTGGTCGCAGGGAAATTAGTAGGAAAAGGCGCTTCCAAACAGCAAAGCTTCCTTATCTATTTGTTCTCCATGCTAGTCATTTATGCCTTAGATAATTATTTGAACTGGCATGTCTTCACTGAAACTCAGATGATGTCCTTATTAGCCGGGATCGCGGGCTCATGCGCCTTTATGAACGTGGTGGATCCTGAGAAAGTACCGAGCTTGCAAATGGATCTCGGCCCAGTTCACTCTTATGCCTTAATGATTTTCATTGTCAACCTATCGATTCACCTGAATCCAGCAGCCCTATTTGACGGTGGCATGCTAATGGTGGCCTATATCTTGATTAGGGCTTTAGGCAAATACTTGGGTTGTTATCTGGGTGCCAAAATCAGTCATGCCCCCAAGGTCGTTGAAAAGTATATGGGAATCATTATGATGCCTCACTCGGGGGTCTCGATTATGTTTGCTGGGATTGCTGCCTATAATTTGATGGGGGTTTACCCTGAGTTAGCTAATCTCTTACAGATCACAATTTCAGCCGCTGCCCTAATCATTGAAATTATTTCTCTCCCCCTAGCCGGCATGGTTTATCGAAAACTCGGCGAAGCGGGCAAGGAGAAAGAAAAATTGGCAAGGCAAGAAGACTTACTGCCTAGCTAAGTGATGAAACGAAGCGGACATGACTCAACTTGTATTAAAATAAAAGGAGCAAACCAACCATATTGAAAGACACAGGGGGATGGGAAAATGTCAACATCATTTATTGACTACTGTCTCAACCATGAGAAAGTCATTAATCACACCCGCCAGGAAAGCTATAAAAAGGGCGATGTGATTGAGACCATTGGAACACGGATTACTGAAATTGGCATTGTCGATAAAGGTTTACTCAAAACAGTGAATTATTCGGCAGAGGGTAAGGAATTAAATACCACACTCTTCTTTACCAATTCAATCCTATTGGAATACCTTTATTTTAACGAGAATTTAAACTATACCTATGATTTAGTGGTCTTACGGGCCACTACCGTTACCTGGATACCGGCAAAATTATTTAAAGCCATCGTTTTTGAAGACAGCTTGGGTATGGAACTCTATGTCCACCACTTGATTGAGCGGGGCTTAGAATCCCAGCGGATCATTTCCTGCTTGAACTATCCTACTATTCGTGAACGGATTTGTTACTGGATTGCCTCCAAGAATTCTCTAGAAATTGGGCGGAGCGACATAAAGCCCGACATGGAACTACCCTTCACCCAAGAAATTTTTGCCAAGTTAATCAAGGTCAGCCGGTCCAGTTTAAACCAAGAATTACACCATATGGAAGAAGAGGGCTTCTTTAAAATGACACGGAAGGCCTTAACCCATATTAATCAAGAGAAGATTTGGGATAACCTGTAAAGGAGTTGATGTCAAAAAATATTCATAACTCATGCGATGGCGTTAAGCCTTATAACTAGTCTTTAACGTCTCCATCATCAATTAGCTATCAAACATTAAATAAAGGAGTGTTGAGATGATAAAAGAATACCAACAAGGTGATTTTAAAGCTGAAATTGCTGAGGGCAATGTTTTGGTCGATTTCTATTCGAAGACCTGTGGCCCTTGTAAAATGTTAAGTTTTATCTTAGAGGATATCGATAAAAGCCATGGGGATGACCTGACTATTCTTAAAGTGAGTTTTGAAGAAAATACTGACATCGTGGAAGAATATGGCGTCGAAGGCTATCCAACCTTAGTTTATTTTAAAGACGGTAATGAAATTACCCGTAAAGCGGGCTTACAACAAAAACCAGTGATTGAAAAAATGTTAGAGGAGGAATAATCATGACAGAAACTGCAACTTATACCTATAAAGAACACTTGATTGAAAAGCAAAGAAAAGCTGAAGAAGCCATGTTAGAGGAGTTTCACTTGGGAGACTATACTCTTGACAATCCTTTAGTGAAATACAATGCCTACCTCATTAACCCTTTATCCGCAGTGGTCCTCTTTAAGACCGAAGAACCTACAGCCATTACTGTTCGCGTCCTAGGTAAGACTGAAGAAGCCGACATCTTCCAAACCTTCCCAGTAGGTACTGAACATGTACTTCCGATTGTGGGACTTTACCCTGAATATGAAAACAAGGTGGAAATCTATCCTTACCAAACTCCTTCCAAGAAACATACCGTAACTATTCCAGTGGGCCAAGTGGAAGGTACCGACCTAGTCAACTCGATTGAAACCACCCCTGAGTACATGCAAGACAACATTATGTTCCTCTGCCCAGCTAACTATGCCTTAGCCATTGCGGTAGACTATGCGGGTGACGTGCGTTTGAAATTAGATGTGCCTATGGTCTGGGACGTTAAGGTGCTAGACAATGGCCACTTGCTCATGTCCAGTGACCGTTTGACCTCTATGCCTTACTTTATGAGTGGGATGTATGAATTCTCAGCAGTAGGTAAGATTTATACCGAATACCGGGTACCTACTGGTTTCCACCACGACTGTTGTGTCTTACCAAATGGCGATATCATTGCCCTAACCTGTAACCATGAAAATAGCACCGTAGAAGACCAATTAGTGGTAGTGGATAAGGATACCGGGGTGGTTAAACGGACCATTAACTATATTGACTTCTTAAAACCTGGCGCTCAAAAATCTGGTTCCTGGTCAGAAGAAGACTGGTTCCATAACAATGCTGTCTGGTATGACAAACATACCAACTCCTTAACCTTATCTGGTCGTCATGTGAATGCTATGGTGAATATTGACTTCGATACCGAAGAAATTAACTGGATTATTTCTGATCCCGATGGCTGGCCAGAAGAATATCATAAATATCTCTTCACTCCAGTGGGTGATGGAGAATTTGACTGGCAATATGAACAACACGCTAACTTGATTACTCCTGATGGCGACGTGATGTGCTTTGACAACCACCACTACGGGGCTCAAGATCCAGACAAGTACTTAACACCAGAAGAATCCTATTCACGTGGGGTCCGTTACAAGATCGATACCGAAACCATGGAAATTGAACAAGTCTGGCAATATGGTAAAGAACGTGGTTACGAATTCTTCTCACCATATATCTGTAATGTGGTTTACTATAATGAAGACCACTACCTCATTCATTCCGGCGGTATTGCTTATGACGGCCAAGGTAATCCATCTAAAGAATTAGGGCCATTTGCTATGCAAGAAGATCCTGATGCTAAATTAGAATCCATTACCGTTGAGTGGAACCATGGCGTTAAGGAATATGAATTAAGCGTGCGTTCTAACTACTACCGGGCTGAGAAATTCCCATTATATTCTAAGAAGGGTGGGGAATATGACTTACAATTAGGCGCTGGACGTGTTCTCGGTTACTTAGGTGAAACCGCGCAAATGGACTATGACATCCCAGCTGAAGAAGTCAATGAACCCGTTCCTGAAAAGGTTGACGTTCGTCTAACCGATGAAGAAGATATGTTTACCTTTGAAGCCATGTTTGAAAAAGGCCAATTGGTCATGTTAGTCCTTGAAGGCGAAGAAGATACCCGTCGTTACTTCATTTCAACCGCTAAGGGGCATCGCGGAGCTATGTGTGCCGGAACCTTCCTACCTAAGGATGACCGCGAAACCCGTACTGTGGTCACCAAATACGGCTTTGATAAGGGAGATTACAAGGTCAAATTAATCATCGATGACAAGAAATATGATACTGGCCTAACCATTAAGGGTTAAAGAAAGACATTTTAAATTTCTTTAAAAAAATTTGGACAAATTAACCAAACTATGGTCTAATAAA
The nucleotide sequence above comes from Aerococcus urinae. Encoded proteins:
- a CDS encoding hydroxymethylglutaryl-CoA reductase, degradative → MTQVNLQGFYRLPLEERLARLNELHFISDEEKDYLKNNQGLPLDLADKMVENLIGTYFLPLGLAMNFVINQKDYLVPMAIEEPSVIAAASYAAKMAKAGGGFHSEVLNRQMTGQMVFLGLDQAKQAEIWATYIKDHRDELIQLANQAHPSLSRRGGGVRQLETAYYPKADEPFFVVYMTVDTQEAMGANMMNTMLESLASHIEALSQKDESLPRLEKLMAILSNLATQCLAKATCQIPIEALAKPGQDPKKVAKRISQASQLAQVDPYRATTHNKGIMNGVDALVIASGNDWRAVEAACHAYASQSGQYRGLAQWDYLEDQGLLAGEITLPLALGSVGGSIKIHPAAKVVHHLLDQPSARDLMKIVAALGLAQNLAALRALVIEGIQAGHMSLQARSLAIAVGAQGAEVDQVSQALQKAKHMDRQNAKAILDDLRQ
- a CDS encoding iron-sulfur cluster biosynthesis family protein, which codes for MKLFFTQKAIQQLQNLDRFHNICLTTSDETGHTSHRAYRSLVLQTNAPTFENFDEVLETHIGQIHVTTQALSILGNDNRIDFDEFRQVFVLLTDDQIVDDNLYCIDH
- a CDS encoding alpha/beta hydrolase, producing the protein MFNADYYYLKMKTHYLSLPYSGKKRRVRVLLPKNYQQESASYPVVYMHDGQNVFYSKESFLGYSWKVIPTLKRNPDLAKMIVVGIDNDPQTRSDDYNAWSFENPSDPKARPLGGLGNDFSDFIMKVVKPFIDQTYRTKTDKNHTAMIGSSFGANITAYMGIKYADQIGRLGIFSLAQWIVQEPFDRYLKSQSLDPEQKIYLQVGSKEGDDTDRLFIQGNMAQAYIDASLHYQALLIAGGIPVENIDFNIYVDEEHNEYYWAKHLPDCLRFLSSDW
- the pyrR gene encoding bifunctional pyr operon transcriptional regulator/uracil phosphoribosyltransferase PyrR, producing the protein MATEVELLNEAEMKRALTRMSYEILERNHGTANLAIVGIKTRGAIIANRIKDRINQLEEADVFYGELDVRAYRDDLDQEKDQLVKDLSQLDFDVNGKHIFICDDVLMTGRTIRATMDALMDHGRPSKISLVTLIDRGHRELPIRADIVGKNIPTSRQEKIRVKMRELDSKDAVYIIK
- the thiT gene encoding energy-coupled thiamine transporter ThiT yields the protein MGQSKQVRVLLEVAMVAVLAYLLGLLPTTNGVGIGVNLGVIPIYLISLRRGIKSGFAAGFLFGLLQLITGQATILTPFQVFLEYFFAFMLAGLTGLLASRVKKAGLEGDKKGLWIGIFSATFIGMVAQYFIHWYAGYAFWSSYAPEGMNAWWYTTIVNVPTGFFTWLVGALVVALLFNNAPRLLNPED
- a CDS encoding cation:proton antiporter codes for the protein MFVLRFLLAMLIAYFAGELAKKIKFPAIIGWLIVAMFLGEHGLNLLSPELISTKVYQSLMVLMQILVGSMVGYKLVYRDIKDSISKVFAMGISDLVVTFAVVTGSFALILHLLGLPIIAALLFGGIAIATAPAPPVSVVEQYDCSGPLSDSVPSMTAFNSVMVNIVFFPLVSIIGAVLNESSTSVLGSLLIMILAPILLGGVIGLVAGKLVGKGASKQQSFLIYLFSMLVIYALDNYLNWHVFTETQMMSLLAGIAGSCAFMNVVDPEKVPSLQMDLGPVHSYALMIFIVNLSIHLNPAALFDGGMLMVAYILIRALGKYLGCYLGAKISHAPKVVEKYMGIIMMPHSGVSIMFAGIAAYNLMGVYPELANLLQITISAAALIIEIISLPLAGMVYRKLGEAGKEKEKLARQEDLLPS
- a CDS encoding Crp/Fnr family transcriptional regulator, translating into MSTSFIDYCLNHEKVINHTRQESYKKGDVIETIGTRITEIGIVDKGLLKTVNYSAEGKELNTTLFFTNSILLEYLYFNENLNYTYDLVVLRATTVTWIPAKLFKAIVFEDSLGMELYVHHLIERGLESQRIISCLNYPTIRERICYWIASKNSLEIGRSDIKPDMELPFTQEIFAKLIKVSRSSLNQELHHMEEEGFFKMTRKALTHINQEKIWDNL
- a CDS encoding thioredoxin family protein, whose amino-acid sequence is MIKEYQQGDFKAEIAEGNVLVDFYSKTCGPCKMLSFILEDIDKSHGDDLTILKVSFEENTDIVEEYGVEGYPTLVYFKDGNEITRKAGLQQKPVIEKMLEEE
- a CDS encoding aryl-sulfate sulfotransferase — its product is MTETATYTYKEHLIEKQRKAEEAMLEEFHLGDYTLDNPLVKYNAYLINPLSAVVLFKTEEPTAITVRVLGKTEEADIFQTFPVGTEHVLPIVGLYPEYENKVEIYPYQTPSKKHTVTIPVGQVEGTDLVNSIETTPEYMQDNIMFLCPANYALAIAVDYAGDVRLKLDVPMVWDVKVLDNGHLLMSSDRLTSMPYFMSGMYEFSAVGKIYTEYRVPTGFHHDCCVLPNGDIIALTCNHENSTVEDQLVVVDKDTGVVKRTINYIDFLKPGAQKSGSWSEEDWFHNNAVWYDKHTNSLTLSGRHVNAMVNIDFDTEEINWIISDPDGWPEEYHKYLFTPVGDGEFDWQYEQHANLITPDGDVMCFDNHHYGAQDPDKYLTPEESYSRGVRYKIDTETMEIEQVWQYGKERGYEFFSPYICNVVYYNEDHYLIHSGGIAYDGQGNPSKELGPFAMQEDPDAKLESITVEWNHGVKEYELSVRSNYYRAEKFPLYSKKGGEYDLQLGAGRVLGYLGETAQMDYDIPAEEVNEPVPEKVDVRLTDEEDMFTFEAMFEKGQLVMLVLEGEEDTRRYFISTAKGHRGAMCAGTFLPKDDRETRTVVTKYGFDKGDYKVKLIIDDKKYDTGLTIKG